A window from Equus caballus isolate H_3958 breed thoroughbred chromosome 8, TB-T2T, whole genome shotgun sequence encodes these proteins:
- the LOC100063097 gene encoding mitotic-spindle organizing protein 2 isoform X1: protein MAAPGAGQGPGASPGLEAALQKLALRRKKVLSAEEMELYELAQAAGGAMDPDVFKILLGLLKLNVAPLAVFQMLNSMCAGQRLPSECQAPAAVSLPTLSAPETRAPSCFCSVSSSCGPTSNSAGRTFQVPMVPLTPALSILLNVFLMLHLSYLNWLRSSVWLLIGLHTKLASVIPREHPAEAGAGGVTVCVGAEGTVLVSLAGPQWMEGAEVVREQSCPGPGGVSPSWDARYYGTFSLCVHMTSSLWVRGGRGGRGRQRHRAFWCLFFEEH from the exons ATGGCGGCTCCGGGCGCAGGGCAGGGGCCGGGGGCGTCACCGGGGCTGGAGGCGGCCCTGCAGAAGCTCGCGCTGCGGCGGAAGAAGGTGCTGAGCGCCGAGGAGATGGAGCTGTACGAGCTGGCGCAGGCGGCGGGCGGCGCCATGGACCCCGATGTGTTCAA GATCCTGCTGGGCCTGCTGAAGCTGAACGTGGCGCCCCTCGCCGTCTTCCAGATGCTCAATTCCATGTGTGCCGGGCAGAGGCTGCCGAGCGAGTGCCAGGCCCCCGCGGCCGTGTCACTGCCCACATTGAGCGCGCCTGAGACGAGAG cTCCATCGTGTTTCTGCTCAGTCTCCTCGTCCTGTGGGCCCACCAGCAACAGCGCCGGCAGGACATTTCAG GTTCCCATGGTGCCCCTGACTCCAGCCCTGAGCATCCTCCTCAACGTCTTCCTCATGCTGCATCTGAGCTATCTGAACTGGCTGCGCTCCTCCGTCTGGCTGCTGATTG GCCTCCATACAAAACTGGCTTCTGTGATCCCCAGGGAGCACCCCGCCgaggctggagctgggggagTGACAGTCTGTGTGGGAGCTGAAGG AACAGTCCTCGTCAGCCTGGCAGGTCCCCAGTGGATGGAGGGTGCTGAGGTGGTGAGAGAGCAGAgctgtccaggcccaggaggtgtCTCCCCTTCGTGGGATGCTcggtatt ATGGAACCTTCTCGCTGTGTGTTCACATGACCTCCTCTTTGTGGGTGAGGGGTGGtaggggaggcagaggaagacagagacatagagctttctggtgtctcttctttgAAGAGCACTGA
- the LOC100063097 gene encoding uncharacterized protein isoform X2, translated as MAAPGAGQGPGASPGLEAALQKLALRRKKVLSAEEMELYELAQAAGGAMDPDVFKILLGLLKLNVAPLAVFQMLNSMCAGQRLPSECQAPAAVSLPTLSAPETRVSSSCGPTSNSAGRTFQVPMVPLTPALSILLNVFLMLHLSYLNWLRSSVWLLIGLHTKLASVIPREHPAEAGAGGVTVCVGAEGTVLVSLAGPQWMEGAEVVREQSCPGPGGVSPSWDARYYGTFSLCVHMTSSLWVRGGRGGRGRQRHRAFWCLFFEEH; from the exons ATGGCGGCTCCGGGCGCAGGGCAGGGGCCGGGGGCGTCACCGGGGCTGGAGGCGGCCCTGCAGAAGCTCGCGCTGCGGCGGAAGAAGGTGCTGAGCGCCGAGGAGATGGAGCTGTACGAGCTGGCGCAGGCGGCGGGCGGCGCCATGGACCCCGATGTGTTCAA GATCCTGCTGGGCCTGCTGAAGCTGAACGTGGCGCCCCTCGCCGTCTTCCAGATGCTCAATTCCATGTGTGCCGGGCAGAGGCTGCCGAGCGAGTGCCAGGCCCCCGCGGCCGTGTCACTGCCCACATTGAGCGCGCCTGAGACGAGAG TCTCCTCGTCCTGTGGGCCCACCAGCAACAGCGCCGGCAGGACATTTCAG GTTCCCATGGTGCCCCTGACTCCAGCCCTGAGCATCCTCCTCAACGTCTTCCTCATGCTGCATCTGAGCTATCTGAACTGGCTGCGCTCCTCCGTCTGGCTGCTGATTG GCCTCCATACAAAACTGGCTTCTGTGATCCCCAGGGAGCACCCCGCCgaggctggagctgggggagTGACAGTCTGTGTGGGAGCTGAAGG AACAGTCCTCGTCAGCCTGGCAGGTCCCCAGTGGATGGAGGGTGCTGAGGTGGTGAGAGAGCAGAgctgtccaggcccaggaggtgtCTCCCCTTCGTGGGATGCTcggtatt ATGGAACCTTCTCGCTGTGTGTTCACATGACCTCCTCTTTGTGGGTGAGGGGTGGtaggggaggcagaggaagacagagacatagagctttctggtgtctcttctttgAAGAGCACTGA
- the LOC100063097 gene encoding uncharacterized protein isoform X10, whose amino-acid sequence MLNSMCAGQRLPSECQAPAAVSLPTLSAPETRVSSSCGPTSNSAGRTFQVPMVPLTPALSILLNVFLMLHLSYLNWLRSSVWLLIGLHTKLASVIPREHPAEAGAGGVTVCVGAEGTVLVSLAGPQWMEGAEVVREQSCPGPGGVSPSWDARYYGTFSLCVHMTSSLWVRGGRGGRGRQRHRAFWCLFFEEH is encoded by the exons ATGCTCAATTCCATGTGTGCCGGGCAGAGGCTGCCGAGCGAGTGCCAGGCCCCCGCGGCCGTGTCACTGCCCACATTGAGCGCGCCTGAGACGAGAG TCTCCTCGTCCTGTGGGCCCACCAGCAACAGCGCCGGCAGGACATTTCAG GTTCCCATGGTGCCCCTGACTCCAGCCCTGAGCATCCTCCTCAACGTCTTCCTCATGCTGCATCTGAGCTATCTGAACTGGCTGCGCTCCTCCGTCTGGCTGCTGATTG GCCTCCATACAAAACTGGCTTCTGTGATCCCCAGGGAGCACCCCGCCgaggctggagctgggggagTGACAGTCTGTGTGGGAGCTGAAGG AACAGTCCTCGTCAGCCTGGCAGGTCCCCAGTGGATGGAGGGTGCTGAGGTGGTGAGAGAGCAGAgctgtccaggcccaggaggtgtCTCCCCTTCGTGGGATGCTcggtatt ATGGAACCTTCTCGCTGTGTGTTCACATGACCTCCTCTTTGTGGGTGAGGGGTGGtaggggaggcagaggaagacagagacatagagctttctggtgtctcttctttgAAGAGCACTGA
- the LOC100063097 gene encoding mitotic-spindle organizing protein 2B isoform X7 gives MAAPGAGQGPGASPGLEAALQKLALRRKKVLSAEEMELYELAQAAGGAMDPDVFKILLGLLKLNVAPLAVFQMLNSMCAGQRLPSECQAPAAVSLPTLSAPETRAPSCFCSVSSSCGPTSNSAGRTFQVPMVPLTPALSILLNVFLMLHLSYLNWLRSSVWLLIDGTFSLCVHMTSSLWVRGGRGGRGRQRHRAFWCLFFEEH, from the exons ATGGCGGCTCCGGGCGCAGGGCAGGGGCCGGGGGCGTCACCGGGGCTGGAGGCGGCCCTGCAGAAGCTCGCGCTGCGGCGGAAGAAGGTGCTGAGCGCCGAGGAGATGGAGCTGTACGAGCTGGCGCAGGCGGCGGGCGGCGCCATGGACCCCGATGTGTTCAA GATCCTGCTGGGCCTGCTGAAGCTGAACGTGGCGCCCCTCGCCGTCTTCCAGATGCTCAATTCCATGTGTGCCGGGCAGAGGCTGCCGAGCGAGTGCCAGGCCCCCGCGGCCGTGTCACTGCCCACATTGAGCGCGCCTGAGACGAGAG cTCCATCGTGTTTCTGCTCAGTCTCCTCGTCCTGTGGGCCCACCAGCAACAGCGCCGGCAGGACATTTCAG GTTCCCATGGTGCCCCTGACTCCAGCCCTGAGCATCCTCCTCAACGTCTTCCTCATGCTGCATCTGAGCTATCTGAACTGGCTGCGCTCCTCCGTCTGGCTGCTGATTG ATGGAACCTTCTCGCTGTGTGTTCACATGACCTCCTCTTTGTGGGTGAGGGGTGGtaggggaggcagaggaagacagagacatagagctttctggtgtctcttctttgAAGAGCACTGA
- the LOC100063097 gene encoding mitotic-spindle organizing protein 2B isoform X9 yields MAAPGAGQGPGASPGLEAALQKLALRRKKVLSAEEMELYELAQAAGGAMDPDVFKILLGLLKLNVAPLAVFQMLNSMCAGQRLPSECQAPAAVSLPTLSAPETRVSSSCGPTSNSAGRTFQVPMVPLTPALSILLNVFLMLHLSYLNWLRSSVWLLIDGTFSLCVHMTSSLWVRGGRGGRGRQRHRAFWCLFFEEH; encoded by the exons ATGGCGGCTCCGGGCGCAGGGCAGGGGCCGGGGGCGTCACCGGGGCTGGAGGCGGCCCTGCAGAAGCTCGCGCTGCGGCGGAAGAAGGTGCTGAGCGCCGAGGAGATGGAGCTGTACGAGCTGGCGCAGGCGGCGGGCGGCGCCATGGACCCCGATGTGTTCAA GATCCTGCTGGGCCTGCTGAAGCTGAACGTGGCGCCCCTCGCCGTCTTCCAGATGCTCAATTCCATGTGTGCCGGGCAGAGGCTGCCGAGCGAGTGCCAGGCCCCCGCGGCCGTGTCACTGCCCACATTGAGCGCGCCTGAGACGAGAG TCTCCTCGTCCTGTGGGCCCACCAGCAACAGCGCCGGCAGGACATTTCAG GTTCCCATGGTGCCCCTGACTCCAGCCCTGAGCATCCTCCTCAACGTCTTCCTCATGCTGCATCTGAGCTATCTGAACTGGCTGCGCTCCTCCGTCTGGCTGCTGATTG ATGGAACCTTCTCGCTGTGTGTTCACATGACCTCCTCTTTGTGGGTGAGGGGTGGtaggggaggcagaggaagacagagacatagagctttctggtgtctcttctttgAAGAGCACTGA
- the LOC100063097 gene encoding uncharacterized protein isoform X8 translates to MLNSMCAGQRLPSECQAPAAVSLPTLSAPETRAPSCFCSVSSSCGPTSNSAGRTFQVPMVPLTPALSILLNVFLMLHLSYLNWLRSSVWLLIGLHTKLASVIPREHPAEAGAGGVTVCVGAEGTVLVSLAGPQWMEGAEVVREQSCPGPGGVSPSWDARYYGTFSLCVHMTSSLWVRGGRGGRGRQRHRAFWCLFFEEH, encoded by the exons ATGCTCAATTCCATGTGTGCCGGGCAGAGGCTGCCGAGCGAGTGCCAGGCCCCCGCGGCCGTGTCACTGCCCACATTGAGCGCGCCTGAGACGAGAG cTCCATCGTGTTTCTGCTCAGTCTCCTCGTCCTGTGGGCCCACCAGCAACAGCGCCGGCAGGACATTTCAG GTTCCCATGGTGCCCCTGACTCCAGCCCTGAGCATCCTCCTCAACGTCTTCCTCATGCTGCATCTGAGCTATCTGAACTGGCTGCGCTCCTCCGTCTGGCTGCTGATTG GCCTCCATACAAAACTGGCTTCTGTGATCCCCAGGGAGCACCCCGCCgaggctggagctgggggagTGACAGTCTGTGTGGGAGCTGAAGG AACAGTCCTCGTCAGCCTGGCAGGTCCCCAGTGGATGGAGGGTGCTGAGGTGGTGAGAGAGCAGAgctgtccaggcccaggaggtgtCTCCCCTTCGTGGGATGCTcggtatt ATGGAACCTTCTCGCTGTGTGTTCACATGACCTCCTCTTTGTGGGTGAGGGGTGGtaggggaggcagaggaagacagagacatagagctttctggtgtctcttctttgAAGAGCACTGA
- the LOC100063097 gene encoding mitotic-spindle organizing protein 2 isoform X4, protein MAAPGAGQGPGASPGLEAALQKLALRRKKVLSAEEMELYELAQAAGGAMDPDVFKILLGLLKLNVAPLAVFQMLNSMCAGQRLPSECQAPAAVSLPTLSAPETRAPSCFCSVSSSCGPTSNSAGRTFQVPMVPLTPALSILLNVFLMLHLSYLNWLRSSVWLLIGLHTKLASVIPREHPAEAGAGGVTVCVGAEGTVLVSLAGPQWMEGAEVVREQSCPGPGGVSPSWDARWNLLAVCSHDLLFVGEGW, encoded by the exons ATGGCGGCTCCGGGCGCAGGGCAGGGGCCGGGGGCGTCACCGGGGCTGGAGGCGGCCCTGCAGAAGCTCGCGCTGCGGCGGAAGAAGGTGCTGAGCGCCGAGGAGATGGAGCTGTACGAGCTGGCGCAGGCGGCGGGCGGCGCCATGGACCCCGATGTGTTCAA GATCCTGCTGGGCCTGCTGAAGCTGAACGTGGCGCCCCTCGCCGTCTTCCAGATGCTCAATTCCATGTGTGCCGGGCAGAGGCTGCCGAGCGAGTGCCAGGCCCCCGCGGCCGTGTCACTGCCCACATTGAGCGCGCCTGAGACGAGAG cTCCATCGTGTTTCTGCTCAGTCTCCTCGTCCTGTGGGCCCACCAGCAACAGCGCCGGCAGGACATTTCAG GTTCCCATGGTGCCCCTGACTCCAGCCCTGAGCATCCTCCTCAACGTCTTCCTCATGCTGCATCTGAGCTATCTGAACTGGCTGCGCTCCTCCGTCTGGCTGCTGATTG GCCTCCATACAAAACTGGCTTCTGTGATCCCCAGGGAGCACCCCGCCgaggctggagctgggggagTGACAGTCTGTGTGGGAGCTGAAGG AACAGTCCTCGTCAGCCTGGCAGGTCCCCAGTGGATGGAGGGTGCTGAGGTGGTGAGAGAGCAGAgctgtccaggcccaggaggtgtCTCCCCTTCGTGGGATGCTcg ATGGAACCTTCTCGCTGTGTGTTCACATGACCTCCTCTTTGTGGGTGAGGGGTGGtag
- the LOC100063097 gene encoding uncharacterized protein isoform X16 → MLNSMCAGQRLPSECQAPAAVSLPTLSAPETRAPSCFCSVSSSCGPTSNSAGRTFQVPMVPLTPALSILLNVFLMLHLSYLNWLRSSVWLLIGLHTKLASVIPREHPAEAGAGGVTVCVGAEGTVLVSLAGPQWMEGAEVVREQSCPGPGGVSPSWDARWNLLAVCSHDLLFVGEGW, encoded by the exons ATGCTCAATTCCATGTGTGCCGGGCAGAGGCTGCCGAGCGAGTGCCAGGCCCCCGCGGCCGTGTCACTGCCCACATTGAGCGCGCCTGAGACGAGAG cTCCATCGTGTTTCTGCTCAGTCTCCTCGTCCTGTGGGCCCACCAGCAACAGCGCCGGCAGGACATTTCAG GTTCCCATGGTGCCCCTGACTCCAGCCCTGAGCATCCTCCTCAACGTCTTCCTCATGCTGCATCTGAGCTATCTGAACTGGCTGCGCTCCTCCGTCTGGCTGCTGATTG GCCTCCATACAAAACTGGCTTCTGTGATCCCCAGGGAGCACCCCGCCgaggctggagctgggggagTGACAGTCTGTGTGGGAGCTGAAGG AACAGTCCTCGTCAGCCTGGCAGGTCCCCAGTGGATGGAGGGTGCTGAGGTGGTGAGAGAGCAGAgctgtccaggcccaggaggtgtCTCCCCTTCGTGGGATGCTcg ATGGAACCTTCTCGCTGTGTGTTCACATGACCTCCTCTTTGTGGGTGAGGGGTGGtag
- the LOC100063097 gene encoding mitotic-spindle organizing protein 2 isoform X3 has product MAAPGAGQGPGASPGLEAALQKLALRRKKVLSAEEMELYELAQAAGGAMDPDVFKILLGLLKLNVAPLAVFQMLNSMCAGQRLPSECQAPAAVSLPTLSAPETRAPSCFCSVSSSCGPTSNSAGRTFQVPMVPLTPALSILLNVFLMLHLSYLNWLRSSVWLLIGLHTKLASVIPREHPAEAGAGGVTVCVGAEGTVLVSLAGPQWMEGAEVVREQSCPGPGGVSPSWDARYCQYFFFPIWNLLAVCSHDLLFVGEGW; this is encoded by the exons ATGGCGGCTCCGGGCGCAGGGCAGGGGCCGGGGGCGTCACCGGGGCTGGAGGCGGCCCTGCAGAAGCTCGCGCTGCGGCGGAAGAAGGTGCTGAGCGCCGAGGAGATGGAGCTGTACGAGCTGGCGCAGGCGGCGGGCGGCGCCATGGACCCCGATGTGTTCAA GATCCTGCTGGGCCTGCTGAAGCTGAACGTGGCGCCCCTCGCCGTCTTCCAGATGCTCAATTCCATGTGTGCCGGGCAGAGGCTGCCGAGCGAGTGCCAGGCCCCCGCGGCCGTGTCACTGCCCACATTGAGCGCGCCTGAGACGAGAG cTCCATCGTGTTTCTGCTCAGTCTCCTCGTCCTGTGGGCCCACCAGCAACAGCGCCGGCAGGACATTTCAG GTTCCCATGGTGCCCCTGACTCCAGCCCTGAGCATCCTCCTCAACGTCTTCCTCATGCTGCATCTGAGCTATCTGAACTGGCTGCGCTCCTCCGTCTGGCTGCTGATTG GCCTCCATACAAAACTGGCTTCTGTGATCCCCAGGGAGCACCCCGCCgaggctggagctgggggagTGACAGTCTGTGTGGGAGCTGAAGG AACAGTCCTCGTCAGCCTGGCAGGTCCCCAGTGGATGGAGGGTGCTGAGGTGGTGAGAGAGCAGAgctgtccaggcccaggaggtgtCTCCCCTTCGTGGGATGCTcggtattgtcagtattttttttttcccat ATGGAACCTTCTCGCTGTGTGTTCACATGACCTCCTCTTTGTGGGTGAGGGGTGGtag
- the LOC100063097 gene encoding uncharacterized protein isoform X15, translated as MLNSMCAGQRLPSECQAPAAVSLPTLSAPETRVSSSCGPTSNSAGRTFQVPMVPLTPALSILLNVFLMLHLSYLNWLRSSVWLLIGLHTKLASVIPREHPAEAGAGGVTVCVGAEGTVLVSLAGPQWMEGAEVVREQSCPGPGGVSPSWDARYCQYFFFPIWNLLAVCSHDLLFVGEGW; from the exons ATGCTCAATTCCATGTGTGCCGGGCAGAGGCTGCCGAGCGAGTGCCAGGCCCCCGCGGCCGTGTCACTGCCCACATTGAGCGCGCCTGAGACGAGAG TCTCCTCGTCCTGTGGGCCCACCAGCAACAGCGCCGGCAGGACATTTCAG GTTCCCATGGTGCCCCTGACTCCAGCCCTGAGCATCCTCCTCAACGTCTTCCTCATGCTGCATCTGAGCTATCTGAACTGGCTGCGCTCCTCCGTCTGGCTGCTGATTG GCCTCCATACAAAACTGGCTTCTGTGATCCCCAGGGAGCACCCCGCCgaggctggagctgggggagTGACAGTCTGTGTGGGAGCTGAAGG AACAGTCCTCGTCAGCCTGGCAGGTCCCCAGTGGATGGAGGGTGCTGAGGTGGTGAGAGAGCAGAgctgtccaggcccaggaggtgtCTCCCCTTCGTGGGATGCTcggtattgtcagtattttttttttcccat ATGGAACCTTCTCGCTGTGTGTTCACATGACCTCCTCTTTGTGGGTGAGGGGTGGtag
- the LOC100063097 gene encoding mitotic-spindle organizing protein 2B isoform X12, with product MAAPGAGQGPGASPGLEAALQKLALRRKKVLSAEEMELYELAQAAGGAMDPDVFKILLGLLKLNVAPLAVFQMLNSMCAGQRLPSECQAPAAVSLPTLSAPETRGNETSLVFGGSALHLPPWGYTLLLLLSSIVFLLSLLVLWAHQQQRRQDISGSHGAPDSSPEHPPQRLPHAASELSELAALLRLAAD from the exons ATGGCGGCTCCGGGCGCAGGGCAGGGGCCGGGGGCGTCACCGGGGCTGGAGGCGGCCCTGCAGAAGCTCGCGCTGCGGCGGAAGAAGGTGCTGAGCGCCGAGGAGATGGAGCTGTACGAGCTGGCGCAGGCGGCGGGCGGCGCCATGGACCCCGATGTGTTCAA GATCCTGCTGGGCCTGCTGAAGCTGAACGTGGCGCCCCTCGCCGTCTTCCAGATGCTCAATTCCATGTGTGCCGGGCAGAGGCTGCCGAGCGAGTGCCAGGCCCCCGCGGCCGTGTCACTGCCCACATTGAGCGCGCCTGAGACGAGAG GGAACGAGACCTCTTTGGTCTTTGGGGGCTCGGCCCTGCACCTCCCGCCCTGGGGTTAcaccctgctgctcctgctcagcTCCATCGTGTTTCTGCTCAGTCTCCTCGTCCTGTGGGCCCACCAGCAACAGCGCCGGCAGGACATTTCAG GTTCCCATGGTGCCCCTGACTCCAGCCCTGAGCATCCTCCTCAACGTCTTCCTCATGCTGCATCTGAGCTATCTGAACTGGCTGCGCTCCTCCGTCTGGCTGCTGATTG A
- the LOC100063097 gene encoding mitotic-spindle organizing protein 2B isoform X14, with protein sequence MAAPGAGQGPGASPGLEAALQKLALRRKKVLSAEEMELYELAQAAGGAMDPDVFKILLGLLKLNVAPLAVFQMLNSMCAGQRLPSECQAPAAVSLPTLSAPETRAPSCFCSVSSSCGPTSNSAGRTFQVPMVPLTPALSILLNVFLMLHLSYLNWLRSSVWLLIEQSSSAWQVPSGWRVLRW encoded by the exons ATGGCGGCTCCGGGCGCAGGGCAGGGGCCGGGGGCGTCACCGGGGCTGGAGGCGGCCCTGCAGAAGCTCGCGCTGCGGCGGAAGAAGGTGCTGAGCGCCGAGGAGATGGAGCTGTACGAGCTGGCGCAGGCGGCGGGCGGCGCCATGGACCCCGATGTGTTCAA GATCCTGCTGGGCCTGCTGAAGCTGAACGTGGCGCCCCTCGCCGTCTTCCAGATGCTCAATTCCATGTGTGCCGGGCAGAGGCTGCCGAGCGAGTGCCAGGCCCCCGCGGCCGTGTCACTGCCCACATTGAGCGCGCCTGAGACGAGAG cTCCATCGTGTTTCTGCTCAGTCTCCTCGTCCTGTGGGCCCACCAGCAACAGCGCCGGCAGGACATTTCAG GTTCCCATGGTGCCCCTGACTCCAGCCCTGAGCATCCTCCTCAACGTCTTCCTCATGCTGCATCTGAGCTATCTGAACTGGCTGCGCTCCTCCGTCTGGCTGCTGATTG AACAGTCCTCGTCAGCCTGGCAGGTCCCCAGTGGATGGAGGGTGCTGAGGTGGTGA
- the LOC100063097 gene encoding mitotic-spindle organizing protein 2B isoform X5, whose product MAAPGAGQGPGASPGLEAALQKLALRRKKVLSAEEMELYELAQAAGGAMDPDVFKILLGLLKLNVAPLAVFQMLNSMCAGQRLPSECQAPAAVSLPTLSAPETRGNETSLVFGGSALHLPPWGYTLLLLLSSIVFLLSLLVLWAHQQQRRQDISGSHGAPDSSPEHPPQRLPHAASELSELAALLRLAADWPPYKTGFCDPQGAPRRGWSWGSDSLCGS is encoded by the exons ATGGCGGCTCCGGGCGCAGGGCAGGGGCCGGGGGCGTCACCGGGGCTGGAGGCGGCCCTGCAGAAGCTCGCGCTGCGGCGGAAGAAGGTGCTGAGCGCCGAGGAGATGGAGCTGTACGAGCTGGCGCAGGCGGCGGGCGGCGCCATGGACCCCGATGTGTTCAA GATCCTGCTGGGCCTGCTGAAGCTGAACGTGGCGCCCCTCGCCGTCTTCCAGATGCTCAATTCCATGTGTGCCGGGCAGAGGCTGCCGAGCGAGTGCCAGGCCCCCGCGGCCGTGTCACTGCCCACATTGAGCGCGCCTGAGACGAGAG GGAACGAGACCTCTTTGGTCTTTGGGGGCTCGGCCCTGCACCTCCCGCCCTGGGGTTAcaccctgctgctcctgctcagcTCCATCGTGTTTCTGCTCAGTCTCCTCGTCCTGTGGGCCCACCAGCAACAGCGCCGGCAGGACATTTCAG GTTCCCATGGTGCCCCTGACTCCAGCCCTGAGCATCCTCCTCAACGTCTTCCTCATGCTGCATCTGAGCTATCTGAACTGGCTGCGCTCCTCCGTCTGGCTGCTGATTG GCCTCCATACAAAACTGGCTTCTGTGATCCCCAGGGAGCACCCCGCCgaggctggagctgggggagTGACAGTCTGTGTGGGAGCTGA
- the LOC100063097 gene encoding mitotic-spindle organizing protein 2B isoform X6: MAAPGAGQGPGASPGLEAALQKLALRRKKVLSAEEMELYELAQAAGGAMDPDVFKILLGLLKLNVAPLAVFQMLNSMCAGQRLPSECQAPAAVSLPTLSAPETRAPSCFCSVSSSCGPTSNSAGRTFQVPMVPLTPALSILLNVFLMLHLSYLNWLRSSVWLLIGLVVYFGYGIWHSKENQQELPGLTATRGSLEETVQALQPLS; this comes from the exons ATGGCGGCTCCGGGCGCAGGGCAGGGGCCGGGGGCGTCACCGGGGCTGGAGGCGGCCCTGCAGAAGCTCGCGCTGCGGCGGAAGAAGGTGCTGAGCGCCGAGGAGATGGAGCTGTACGAGCTGGCGCAGGCGGCGGGCGGCGCCATGGACCCCGATGTGTTCAA GATCCTGCTGGGCCTGCTGAAGCTGAACGTGGCGCCCCTCGCCGTCTTCCAGATGCTCAATTCCATGTGTGCCGGGCAGAGGCTGCCGAGCGAGTGCCAGGCCCCCGCGGCCGTGTCACTGCCCACATTGAGCGCGCCTGAGACGAGAG cTCCATCGTGTTTCTGCTCAGTCTCCTCGTCCTGTGGGCCCACCAGCAACAGCGCCGGCAGGACATTTCAG GTTCCCATGGTGCCCCTGACTCCAGCCCTGAGCATCCTCCTCAACGTCTTCCTCATGCTGCATCTGAGCTATCTGAACTGGCTGCGCTCCTCCGTCTGGCTGCTGATTG GACTTGTGGTGTATTTTGGCTATGGCATCTGGCACAGCAAGGAGAACCAGCAGGAGCTGCCGGGGTTGACTGCCACACGTGGCAGCCTAGAGGAGACGGTGCAGGCCCTGCAGCCCCTCAGCTAG
- the LOC100063097 gene encoding mitotic-spindle organizing protein 2B isoform X11, producing MAAPGAGQGPGASPGLEAALQKLALRRKKVLSAEEMELYELAQAAGGAMDPDVFKILLGLLKLNVAPLAVFQMLNSMCAGQRLPSECQAPAAVSLPTLSAPETRGNETSLVFGGSALHLPPWGYTLLLLLSSIVFLLSLLVLWAHQQQRRQDISGSHGAPDSSPEHPPQRLPHAASELSELAALLRLAADW from the exons ATGGCGGCTCCGGGCGCAGGGCAGGGGCCGGGGGCGTCACCGGGGCTGGAGGCGGCCCTGCAGAAGCTCGCGCTGCGGCGGAAGAAGGTGCTGAGCGCCGAGGAGATGGAGCTGTACGAGCTGGCGCAGGCGGCGGGCGGCGCCATGGACCCCGATGTGTTCAA GATCCTGCTGGGCCTGCTGAAGCTGAACGTGGCGCCCCTCGCCGTCTTCCAGATGCTCAATTCCATGTGTGCCGGGCAGAGGCTGCCGAGCGAGTGCCAGGCCCCCGCGGCCGTGTCACTGCCCACATTGAGCGCGCCTGAGACGAGAG GGAACGAGACCTCTTTGGTCTTTGGGGGCTCGGCCCTGCACCTCCCGCCCTGGGGTTAcaccctgctgctcctgctcagcTCCATCGTGTTTCTGCTCAGTCTCCTCGTCCTGTGGGCCCACCAGCAACAGCGCCGGCAGGACATTTCAG GTTCCCATGGTGCCCCTGACTCCAGCCCTGAGCATCCTCCTCAACGTCTTCCTCATGCTGCATCTGAGCTATCTGAACTGGCTGCGCTCCTCCGTCTGGCTGCTGATTGGTGA